The Naumovozyma dairenensis CBS 421 chromosome 3, complete genome genome has a window encoding:
- the SRB2 gene encoding Srb2p (similar to Saccharomyces cerevisiae SRB2 (YHR041C); ancestral locus Anc_5.299) produces the protein MERATPATLTEFKDELSNTLLNILDTWSIDFKTYRSTTSGTSTAIQESNSNSKLMYSITLSHQNNKTVLIKNDTKIAMIMAASKNEIPTELISNGCISDTNPIPIDVLLNNKLSNLWTQRQSIKGTGGETFQTTNKLLIRVINLFSSTGFKGLLIECEDQSTDGITNGSQVFHTNNKITFQEKIQTITNILTKLSTPTSVKAPTTTTTTDYKISMDSLNLDHSDYLGDLGYQYVRVLEF, from the coding sequence ATGGAAAGAGCTACCCCAGCAACATTGActgaatttaaagatgaattatcaaatacATTACTCAATATCCTCGATACATGGTCTATAGATTTTAAGACTTACAGGTCTACGACAAGCGGAACCTCCACCGCAATCCAGGAGAGTAATTCTAATTCCAAATTGATGTATTCGATAACGTTGTCGCATCAGAATAATAAGACCGTTCTAATCAAGAATGACACTAAGATTGCCATGATTATGGCTGCATCAAAAAACGAGATACCTACAGAATTGATATCCAACGGATGTATAAGTGATACAAATCCAATTCCCATTGACGTTTTATTGAAcaataaattatctaaCCTATGGACTCAAAGACAATCAATAAAAGGTACAGGTGGTGAAACATTTCAGACAACAAACAAATTATTGATTAGGGttattaatttgttttCATCCACTGGGTTTAAAGGATTATTGATTGAATGTGAGGATCAATCCACCGATGGGATAACGAATGGGAGTCAAGTCTTtcatacaaataataagataactttccaagaaaaaatacaaacaaTCACTAATATCTTGACAAAATTGTCTACTCCCACTTCTGTGAAAGCACccaccaccaccactaCTACTGATTACAAAATATCGATGGATTCACTAAACCTAGACCATTCTGATTATCTAGGTGACTTGGGTTATCAGTATGTCCGAGTTCTGGAGTTTTAA